Within the Rosa rugosa chromosome 2, drRosRugo1.1, whole genome shotgun sequence genome, the region GCCCCTATAGTGCAAGGTAGCAGTGGCAGTCTTGTTGTCTACAGCTACCGTTGGACTGTCCATGAAAGGCGAGGCAGCAACCAAGTACTTGCCTGTGCTACGGTCTGCTGTCAGAAGGACATTTGTGGTTTGGCCAGGTGCTATGAGAATGGTGGTGGTTTCGAAGGGTTTCGTGTACACGGCATCCACTTCAACTACGGTTAGTTTGTGGTTGGCAACCTTGAAGAAGAGCTCATCATTCAGTGCAGCATTGATGATTCTTAGTAAATATGTGTGGCCTGGTAGTACTGGTAATTTGTACCCTCCTGCACGCACATCAGATCATTAGTAGATTAGTTTAGAAACTTGGATGCATATTGAGCACGATAGTTTACAACTTTAGATGGACTTGAGCTAATGTATGCTATGCTTCAGTAATACTATAAGGCAGTGTCGGAGCCCAAAATTTGTCTTTTAGAACAATCTTTTTGAGGCATTTATCGAACAATCTAAGTACGGTAGTAATACAATATGGTGTATACCTTGTGAGGAGCAGAGTGAGAGAGGGCCTGGGTAGCCATTAATTGTGTGAGCATCAGAAACATTTGGGGCTGCCCCAGATTTCAGAGCCTCATTGATAACAGCTTCCACATCTGATTTCCACCATTCACCTGCAATTTAAACAATAATAAGCAATTTTTGAAGCACCATTAAATTAAAATGGTATATAATGGAAATAGTACTTGCTCGTTGTTTCACCTAGAATAACCACAACTTCTTTCTTGGGTGTAGGAAAGGGATATGGGACTCCAAGCTTGGGTAAGACGACCAAGGCGCCGTAGACGGTAGCTCTGAGCCAGAGGATGTGTGCATGCCACCAAAGTGTGCCTCTTTGGCCGGTGACGGTGAAGTTGTACACATACTGTTGTCCGGGCTGAATTGGGCACTGAGTGATGTATGCAGGTCCATCAGCCCAGCCATTTCTCAGTTGTCTGATCCCATGCCTTTCATGGCAACATCATTAGGTATTAGAAAAATTAAACACTTCATATCAAGGTAACATCATATCAATAATGCTAGAGAATCATAAATTATAATCACAAATAGTGTGCCTATTCACAACAAGCAACAGTAATGATTGACAGATTCATGATATAGTTTTTGTGGGATgtaaaatatataattaatcatttgttttagtttatttATTTGAGACATTTCATCAAACATCTTATCAACGCATATAAGAGTGGTGAGAAATCTCGTACCAATGGATGCTAACATTGTACTTGACGTGGTTGACAACCTTGACAAGGACGGTGTCATCTTCCCTGGCATATATGGTGGGACCGGGGTACTTTCCGTTGATGGTGACAATGGGCTTGCTTGAGCACAGCCGTGAGGTTTTCTTCAGCACCACCTATGACAATCCAGGCAGATTATAGAACGGAAGTCGTTATAATAAATTACTGAACCGCAAAATGCTATACATAAAAAAGAGTGATGCTCAATGCTGACAGTGGTTTGGTGGCTTTCTCAACCACACTTCCGTTTGATAAAGCTATTTTGTTTAactattttattttaaagaacAAACAAtgtaattttattaaattaagAGATAATCGGGGTGACTCGAAATTGTATCAACATGTTATTTTCATTGTGGAACTTATTTTTTCAACTTATCTTCCGTATGTGACATTACAACTAAACACGTGAATGAATTATATTAGGTGACGTGAAGTACATGTAACTGTTAAACTTGTCATAAAGTTAACAAAAAGATATTGTGGGTcacaaatttaaaatttattgAAAAGAAATAACTTTTGATATAATTTGGAACTAATTTTGTAAGTTGGCTAGTCACGTCAACTGAATTTTCATTAAGATTTTAGCaagaaagaaagacaaaaaataaCCCAGCATGCAATGCATGGAACCAAGAGAGGCCAACCAAGACGCTCCTTCTATAAGCCTTGGTTTTCTTGTGCAACTGGTTTACATATTGATAATGGATACCTGTTTATCTATGGACCCTCTCTATATCTAATTAGTGTATGCAAGAAAGACACCTATTAATGAGCTTGTCGATCTCAAATCAtttgaaggagagagagaaaagaaccaaacaaaaaaaccgGACTTTTGCTTGTATGAAGCTAGCTGTGCGCTGCAGATTAAGAACATGTAAATAGAAAGCTTTGACTGAACTTGTAACGGCGAAACACTCATTCCCAGATGTATATACATGAAAATGGATGTACTTACATTAAACTTGTAATGTCGTTCCAGGCATTCCGCTGGTGCCAGAAACAACCAGCTGAAACAAGCCACCAAAAGCAGGGCCCTAACCGACGACACCATCTccatttctctcttctttgaTCCCCGAAAGCAAGCTCTACAAGCTAGACTCACTCTTTCGAATATTTCTATGTATTGCAGTAGCTAGTTGCTATTGACCAAGCCTATGAAACAATGGAAACTTAGACGTTATATATATAAACAGGGAAACTAATTAAGACTATAAAATCTCAGCTGCAATGTCGTTTTTGCTTAAAATTTTTGGTGGGTAGAGAGAGATATGGAAGAGTACCTGAGAATGAAGCCCTATACGTACCGTATAGAACTTGAGAAATAATATATAGGGGCAGGCCGGCTAGGTAGACCTCTCTAGTGGTGAAGAAGGTGGAGTTAATCATCTTGGGTATTACTCAAAGTATAGTAGTAGTTATATGTCAACTAAAACACTTGGATTGAAGCCATGTAAACTAAGCAATCAACGAGCTTAGTTGATATTGGTCAGCCACTGGTTTGGTGAACCCGTATTGGGTAAAGTACACCCAAACCCCAGCTAACAAACCAGAAAGAACTGGGAAATAAAGGTCAAGGAAGATGATCGACATGGACAACGACCCACAATCTCAACAGAATTATCCATTTAATCACTTTATTAATTTGCATCCATCTCCTTCGTTTTAGTTTGCATTGGTAACTTGTCATTGAATAATGATATATGATCCATACATCAACTCCCTGCCCCTTCTTAGAGGGTGCTTTTGAACTCTCCCTAATTCATTATGCAATTAAATTATCAGAACCGTTCATTGTTTAAGTTTCTTTATTCAGAACATCAAACAATTATCACTACTATAGGCAATTTTTATTTTACATGCACCTATAATCCATGTAGAAGAAATGACCAGTTTCTGTTGTCAGATTATATCTGTGTTGTGGTCAGAAATGAGAAGTCGATCTACACAAATTTTCATTTGCGGATGTTATTTCAACCTTTCTAGATCCAGCCTAATGTTTTGTATAAATTTTCAGATATTAATTGGTGGTAGAATATATTACACAAGGGCTAGATTTTGTAATTAGTAGTATTTTACGTGATAGTAAGAAGAAATTTAAGTCGATCACTAAATTAAATCTCTCTCTCAATCCTCTCATAGCTAATTAATAACTAGCCGTTGGTCAAGTAAAATTAGTCTTCGATTCGTTGGAGAAAGTTGTTAAAAGTTAGGAGAGCTTGAGCTTTTGTCACTAGCTAGTTTTTGGTAGTTTCCTTTTGtccaattgttttttttttttttttgatagaacCTTTTGTCCAAgtgttttcttttgctttaaTTAAACTTCTTGCACAGGTCAACCTAAGTACTTGTGcgttttaataaatgcaatgaaaattaAAGGGGGCTTATTAGTGTATTATTAAATATGATCGATCCCGGTTTATATACCAAGCCTTTTCGGTAATCCGATCTCCAAATTAGTTTATTGTATTTCTCATTTGATCGAAGATAGATCGGCTAGCTAGATGTTTAAAGAAACTAATTAGGAACGGTACGTAATTGTCGTTATGACTATAACGAATTAATTAATAGAGATTATGATACTAATTATGGTCAACTTTCCATTAGGCATGCATTTCATGATGAT harbors:
- the LOC133734532 gene encoding laccase-4-like, which translates into the protein MEMVSSVRALLLVACFSWLFLAPAECLERHYKFNVVLKKTSRLCSSKPIVTINGKYPGPTIYAREDDTVLVKVVNHVKYNVSIHWHGIRQLRNGWADGPAYITQCPIQPGQQYVYNFTVTGQRGTLWWHAHILWLRATVYGALVVLPKLGVPYPFPTPKKEVVVILGEWWKSDVEAVINEALKSGAAPNVSDAHTINGYPGPLSLCSSQGGYKLPVLPGHTYLLRIINAALNDELFFKVANHKLTVVEVDAVYTKPFETTTILIAPGQTTNVLLTADRSTGKYLVAASPFMDSPTVAVDNKTATATLHYRGSLASTSTILTVPPPQNATRLATKFTKSLRSLNSVTYPAKVPLKIDHSLMFTVSLGLQTCATCANGNRVVADLNNVTFVMPKISLLQAHVFNISGVFTDDFPGNPLMPYNYTGAQQPTNMLTMKGTRLYRLAYNSTVQLVLQDTGMIAPENHPVHLHGFNFFEVGRGMGNFNPKTDPRRFNLIDPVERNTVGVPSGGWAAIRFRADNPGVWFMHCHLELHTTWGLKMAFVVDNGKGPNESVLPPPSDLPKC